From Streptomyces sp. NBC_00370, a single genomic window includes:
- a CDS encoding DEAD/DEAH box helicase, protein MFNTGHDRITLRPHQLDQKSSIRRWTGFPARSTAGSRGARGTIVSATGSGKTITAAASALECFPSGRILVTVPTLDLLVQTAQVWRWVGHRSPMAAVCSLENDTVLNELGVRTTTNPIQLALWAGSGPVVVFATYASLVDREDPDASLGQQRVRGPLETALAGGERLYGQRMAGFDLAVVDEAHGTAGDLGRPWAAIHDNTRIPADFRLYLTATPRILAAPRPQRGKDGQPLEIATMADDTEGTYGAWLAELGLSEAIEREILAGFEIDVLEIRDPSPVLGESEEARRGRRLALLQTALLEHAAARNLKTIMTFHQRVEEAAAFSEKLPQTAAELYVTEASDDDLTKAEALPASSIDAELYELEAGRHVPPERVWSAWLCGDHLVSERRETIRQFANGIDANGKRVHRAFLASVRVLGEGVDIVGERGVEAICFADTRGSQVEIVQNIGRALRPNPDGTQKTARIIVPVFLEPDEDPTDMVASAAYAPLVAVLNGLRSHDERLVEQLASRALSRSSRQRTAHLKRDSDGQVVGVAGEGDGEDQEQDDTQAAAESALLHFSSPRDAATIAAFLRTRVYRPESLVWLEGYQALLRWRAQNEITGLHAVPYDTETQVGVTKNFPLGRWVHTQRKALRAGELEARRKELLDAPEAGMVWEPGDEAWENKLAALRSYRRAMGHLAPRQDAVWGERGSDGGSESAGEVGVPVGQHLANLRRKGGLGKDPERAAARAEQLAAIDPDWCCPWPLDWQRHYRVLADLVDADGVLPAIEPGVRFEGDDLGRWLARQEKPGTWAQLSTEQQERLTGLGVRPAQAPPPAPTGTSAAKGSGKGQSKAQAAFQRGLAALAQWVEREGRRPVPRGTVLEITVDGETEPVPVRLGVFLSNAKQRRDKLTAEQLAALAELGMDWA, encoded by the coding sequence ATGTTTAATACCGGGCACGACCGGATCACTCTTCGGCCACATCAACTGGACCAAAAGTCGAGCATTCGTAGGTGGACAGGATTCCCTGCAAGATCTACTGCGGGCTCCCGGGGCGCACGGGGCACGATTGTGTCCGCGACCGGGTCCGGTAAGACGATCACGGCTGCCGCCAGCGCACTGGAATGCTTCCCGAGCGGCCGGATCCTCGTGACGGTCCCGACTCTGGACCTGCTCGTACAAACAGCCCAGGTATGGCGGTGGGTGGGGCACCGCTCTCCCATGGCCGCTGTGTGCTCGCTGGAGAACGACACGGTCCTGAACGAGCTCGGAGTGCGCACCACTACCAACCCGATCCAGCTCGCACTGTGGGCAGGATCGGGACCAGTGGTCGTGTTCGCCACGTACGCCTCGCTCGTGGACCGCGAAGACCCCGATGCATCACTGGGTCAGCAGAGGGTTCGCGGGCCGCTGGAGACCGCCCTGGCGGGCGGGGAGCGGCTGTACGGGCAGCGGATGGCCGGCTTCGACCTCGCAGTCGTGGATGAGGCCCACGGAACCGCCGGTGATCTTGGGCGGCCGTGGGCAGCAATTCACGACAACACCCGCATCCCGGCGGACTTCCGGCTCTACCTCACCGCCACCCCACGCATCCTCGCCGCACCCCGGCCGCAGAGAGGCAAGGACGGCCAGCCGCTGGAGATCGCGACCATGGCCGACGACACGGAGGGCACGTACGGCGCATGGCTGGCCGAACTCGGCCTGAGCGAGGCGATCGAGCGCGAGATCCTCGCCGGGTTCGAGATCGACGTCCTGGAGATCCGCGACCCCTCCCCCGTTCTCGGGGAGTCGGAAGAGGCCCGGCGCGGCCGGCGCCTGGCGCTGTTGCAGACCGCACTCCTGGAGCACGCGGCCGCGCGGAACCTGAAAACAATCATGACGTTCCACCAGAGAGTTGAAGAGGCGGCCGCGTTCTCGGAGAAGCTGCCTCAGACGGCCGCGGAGCTGTACGTCACCGAGGCGTCCGACGACGACCTGACGAAAGCGGAGGCGCTCCCTGCGTCGTCGATCGACGCGGAACTGTACGAACTAGAAGCCGGCCGGCACGTGCCCCCGGAGCGGGTGTGGTCCGCGTGGCTGTGCGGCGACCACCTCGTGTCCGAACGCCGGGAGACGATCCGCCAGTTCGCCAACGGCATCGACGCCAACGGCAAGCGGGTGCACCGGGCGTTCCTCGCGTCGGTTCGAGTCCTGGGCGAGGGCGTCGACATCGTCGGCGAGCGAGGTGTGGAGGCCATCTGTTTCGCCGACACCCGTGGGTCCCAGGTGGAGATCGTGCAGAACATCGGCCGGGCGCTCCGGCCCAACCCGGACGGCACGCAGAAGACCGCCAGGATCATCGTGCCCGTCTTCCTCGAGCCCGACGAAGACCCCACCGACATGGTCGCCAGTGCCGCGTATGCACCCCTTGTAGCTGTATTGAACGGGCTGCGCAGTCATGATGAACGCCTTGTCGAGCAGCTCGCCTCCCGTGCCCTGTCCCGTAGCAGCCGGCAGCGCACGGCGCACCTGAAGCGGGACTCGGACGGACAGGTCGTCGGCGTCGCCGGGGAGGGCGACGGCGAGGACCAGGAGCAGGACGACACTCAGGCTGCTGCCGAGTCGGCGCTGCTGCACTTCTCCAGCCCCCGCGACGCGGCGACCATCGCGGCTTTTCTGCGCACCCGGGTCTACCGGCCGGAGTCTCTGGTGTGGCTGGAGGGCTACCAGGCACTCCTGCGCTGGCGTGCACAGAACGAGATCACCGGGCTTCACGCCGTCCCCTACGACACCGAGACCCAGGTCGGCGTGACGAAGAATTTCCCGCTCGGCAGATGGGTGCACACACAGCGCAAGGCGCTGCGGGCCGGGGAGCTCGAGGCGCGGCGCAAGGAACTGCTGGACGCCCCGGAAGCCGGCATGGTTTGGGAGCCGGGCGACGAAGCTTGGGAGAACAAACTGGCCGCGCTGCGGTCCTACCGGCGGGCCATGGGACACCTTGCCCCCCGTCAGGACGCCGTCTGGGGCGAGCGCGGGAGTGACGGTGGGAGTGAGAGCGCGGGTGAGGTGGGGGTACCGGTAGGGCAGCACCTGGCGAACCTCCGCCGCAAAGGCGGCCTCGGAAAGGACCCGGAGCGGGCAGCGGCGCGCGCGGAGCAGCTGGCGGCGATCGACCCGGACTGGTGCTGCCCCTGGCCGCTGGACTGGCAACGCCACTATCGGGTCCTCGCGGATCTGGTCGACGCCGACGGTGTCCTGCCGGCTATCGAGCCGGGCGTGCGCTTCGAGGGCGACGACCTCGGACGCTGGCTCGCCCGACAGGAAAAGCCGGGCACCTGGGCCCAGTTGTCGACCGAGCAGCAGGAACGACTGACCGGCCTGGGCGTGAGGCCCGCCCAGGCGCCGCCTCCCGCACCGACAGGCACCTCTGCTGCCAAAGGGTCGGGCAAGGGCCAGAGCAAGGCGCAGGCTGCGTTCCAGCGGGGTCTGGCAGCCCTTGCCCAGTGGGTCGAACGGGAGGGCAGGCGGCCCGTACCCCGCGGAACCGTCCTGGAGATCACGGTCGACGGCGAGACGGAACCGGTGCCCGTACGACTGGGCGTATTTCTGAGCAACGCCAAACAGAGACGGGACAAACTCACCGCCGAACAGCTCGCCGCCCTCGCCGAACTCGGCATGGACTGGGCGTGA
- a CDS encoding isochorismatase family protein codes for MSLTTLDARAALVVIDLQQLVMSIGTQPHTTGEVLARTTHVADAFRARELPVILVRTTGQPHGRTEHNRNQNSHGTPPEGWDTLDAALTADAHHLITKQSWDAFAETGLHTLLRDLGITQLVFTGIATTMGVESTARTAHAHGYHVSLITDAMADRDAAHHDHSLTHVFPHLGETGTTAELLAQLP; via the coding sequence ATGAGCCTCACCACCCTCGATGCCCGCGCCGCCCTGGTCGTCATCGACCTCCAGCAGCTCGTCATGAGCATCGGCACCCAGCCCCATACGACCGGCGAAGTCCTGGCCCGCACCACACACGTAGCCGATGCCTTCCGCGCCCGCGAACTGCCCGTCATCCTCGTACGCACCACCGGCCAGCCCCACGGACGCACCGAGCACAACCGCAACCAAAACAGCCACGGCACCCCACCCGAAGGATGGGACACTCTGGACGCGGCCCTCACTGCGGATGCCCACCACCTCATCACCAAGCAGTCCTGGGACGCCTTCGCCGAGACCGGCCTACACACGCTCCTGCGCGATCTCGGCATCACCCAGCTCGTATTCACTGGCATAGCCACCACGATGGGCGTGGAATCAACCGCACGCACCGCCCACGCCCACGGCTACCACGTCAGCCTGATCACCGACGCCATGGCCGACCGCGACGCCGCCCACCATGACCACAGCCTCACCCACGTCTTCCCCCACCTGGGCGAAACCGGCACCACGGCCGAGCTCCTAGCCCAACTGCCCTGA
- a CDS encoding TetR/AcrR family transcriptional regulator — MQHATTPPQVGLRERKKRLTRQAILDASERLFEERGFDGVTVAQIADAANVSVKTLFTYFDSKEDLVFADEHLLRDALIDAIRVRLPGQSALAAVRDFLQDLARQDGGSGLEGYHQAVGRVASLHARLLLLFERYEIALAPVLAEETGVAPGDPRARLAATQLIGLLRLITSPEILERVKASPEAERTDTLIRWIGEAAEHLGQGLADYAIRPEPTGD, encoded by the coding sequence ATGCAGCACGCAACCACTCCCCCGCAGGTCGGTCTGCGTGAGCGGAAGAAGCGGCTCACGCGACAGGCGATCCTCGACGCGTCTGAACGACTGTTCGAGGAGCGCGGATTCGACGGTGTGACCGTGGCCCAGATCGCAGATGCGGCCAACGTGTCGGTCAAGACCCTCTTCACGTATTTCGACTCCAAAGAAGATCTTGTCTTCGCGGACGAGCATCTGCTGCGCGACGCGCTCATCGACGCGATCCGCGTGCGGCTGCCCGGCCAGTCGGCCCTGGCGGCCGTACGTGACTTCCTCCAGGATCTCGCCCGACAGGACGGCGGCTCGGGGCTGGAGGGCTACCACCAGGCCGTCGGGCGGGTCGCGTCGCTCCACGCCCGCCTGCTCCTACTCTTCGAGCGGTACGAGATCGCGCTGGCCCCGGTCCTCGCGGAGGAGACCGGCGTGGCACCGGGCGACCCGCGGGCACGGCTCGCAGCCACGCAGCTCATCGGCCTGCTGCGTCTGATCACCTCACCCGAGATCCTCGAACGCGTGAAGGCGAGTCCTGAAGCCGAACGCACCGACACACTAATCCGCTGGATCGGCGAAGCCGCCGAGCATCTCGGCCAGGGTCTTGCCGACTACGCGATACGCCCAGAGCCCACGGGAGACTGA
- a CDS encoding MarR family transcriptional regulator encodes MTSGTSLDAVRASSELRSLVGRLRRRLRELRSAEDIAPGLLSVMLRLEREGPTTASALAAAEKIRTQSMATKLSALEEQGLIERRPHPTDGRRRVIDLTETGRQQVEGDRSARREWLAEALQDRYSDEERTRLREAFALLDRLFED; translated from the coding sequence ATGACTTCAGGGACTTCGCTGGACGCGGTCCGGGCCTCCAGTGAGTTGCGTAGCCTGGTCGGTCGTCTGCGGCGCCGGTTGCGTGAGTTGCGCTCGGCCGAGGACATCGCGCCCGGCCTGCTGTCGGTGATGCTGCGCCTGGAAAGGGAAGGCCCGACTACGGCGTCGGCCCTGGCGGCTGCGGAGAAGATCCGCACTCAGTCAATGGCGACGAAGCTGTCGGCGCTGGAGGAGCAGGGTCTGATCGAGCGTCGGCCGCATCCTACGGACGGGCGCCGTCGGGTCATCGATCTGACCGAGACGGGCCGCCAACAGGTTGAGGGGGACCGATCTGCGCGCCGCGAGTGGCTGGCCGAGGCCCTCCAGGACCGCTACAGCGACGAGGAGCGCACCCGCCTGCGCGAGGCATTCGCCCTCCTTGACCGCCTCTTCGAGGACTGA
- a CDS encoding MFS transporter: MLGSVLNPITSTMIAVTLAPIGRYFGVGPSATAWLVSGLYLATSIGQPVVGRLVDTFGARRVFLIATSLAGLAGLLGAFAPNLGMLIAVRIVLGLATCAGYPASMHLIRYEADRKGLETPAAALSVLSLAGQTTVVLGPTIGGLLVGLGGWRAVFAINVPLALACLILGALILPKENTTRSRALDLDLVGIASFAVTVVTLLWFFVEPSTSRAYLPAVAAVAATAFTLRELRAHDPFIDVRLLHATPGLSLVYARALISGIFQYSFLYGFTQWLQEGAQLSASHAGLLLMPMSVLALALTLLTGRSPQIRGKLAVGGVTQLVAAGLMLLCGPDSSIWLLIVVSLAVGIPNGLINLANQNALYQTAPADRTASSAGLLRTFLYFGAIISSAANGALLGDRASTTGMHDIALVLLTLAVVFAALTLLDPNLRKPHARKAPTA, translated from the coding sequence GTGCTCGGCTCAGTCCTGAATCCGATCACGTCGACGATGATCGCCGTGACGCTGGCGCCGATCGGCCGCTACTTCGGTGTCGGCCCATCAGCCACGGCCTGGCTGGTATCCGGCCTGTACCTGGCCACCTCGATCGGCCAGCCTGTCGTGGGCCGCCTGGTCGACACTTTCGGGGCTCGCCGCGTCTTCTTGATCGCGACCTCGCTCGCTGGCCTGGCCGGACTGCTGGGCGCATTCGCTCCGAACCTCGGCATGCTGATCGCCGTCCGCATCGTCCTGGGCCTGGCCACGTGCGCGGGCTATCCGGCCTCCATGCACCTGATCCGCTACGAGGCCGACCGCAAGGGCCTGGAAACCCCCGCCGCAGCACTTTCCGTGTTGTCCCTCGCGGGGCAGACCACCGTCGTGCTGGGCCCCACCATCGGTGGACTCCTGGTCGGCCTGGGCGGCTGGCGTGCGGTCTTCGCCATCAACGTCCCCCTGGCACTGGCCTGCCTCATCCTGGGCGCGCTCATCTTGCCCAAGGAGAACACCACCCGCAGCAGGGCGCTGGACCTCGATCTCGTCGGCATCGCCAGCTTCGCCGTCACCGTCGTGACCCTCCTGTGGTTCTTCGTCGAGCCCAGCACCAGTCGCGCCTACCTGCCGGCAGTTGCCGCCGTCGCCGCGACCGCGTTTACCCTCCGGGAGCTGCGCGCGCACGATCCGTTCATCGACGTGCGGCTGCTCCACGCCACCCCGGGCTTGTCACTCGTCTACGCCCGCGCGCTGATCTCCGGCATCTTCCAGTACTCGTTCCTGTACGGGTTCACCCAGTGGCTCCAGGAAGGCGCGCAGCTGTCCGCCTCCCACGCCGGGCTGCTGCTGATGCCCATGTCCGTCCTCGCCCTGGCACTGACGCTGCTCACCGGCAGGTCCCCACAGATCCGCGGCAAGCTCGCTGTCGGCGGCGTCACCCAACTGGTGGCCGCGGGGCTGATGCTGCTGTGCGGACCTGACAGCTCGATCTGGCTTCTCATCGTGGTCTCCCTCGCCGTCGGCATACCCAACGGCCTGATCAACCTCGCCAACCAGAACGCCCTTTACCAGACCGCACCCGCCGACCGCACCGCCAGCTCCGCCGGACTGCTGCGCACCTTCCTCTACTTCGGCGCCATCATCTCCTCCGCCGCCAACGGAGCCCTGCTCGGCGACAGGGCCTCCACCACCGGCATGCACGACATCGCCCTGGTCCTGTTGACATTGGCCGTCGTCTTCGCCGCGCTTACCTTGCTCGACCCCAACCTGCGAAAGCCCCACGCCCGAAAGGCCCCCACCGCATGA
- a CDS encoding cation:proton antiporter, with translation MGALLVMSSVTRGRDFQANLVVVAVAGGASFLPGIPEVDLAPELILGLVVPPLLYSASVRFSFFTFVRNLRPILGLGVGLVAVTTLVAGVTASWLLPSLGLASALVLAAVVSPPDTVTAVAHGRAMGLPRRVIDILTGESLINDAASLAVLASAVAAVGHDETFISNPVLLFGYAVVAGVSTGILLGLAMSWIRARLLDSTLSAAFGVTLPFAAYAAAEQFHASGVLAVVFAGFTVSARTDYALRNSGTNIAHHVRLLEHDVWPVLDTLLEALVFGYIGFRLRFTLEDLDHSGQSMSSVAVLGLALLFVVIAVRLVWVSLLFARWALEVRVQRIGRDITGHLFPRMRGRRHRQKREPLQSTEALGARETLLVGWTGMRGIVTLAAASGIPLTTHDGSPFPHRAVIQFVAFIVVTGTLLLQGSTLRVMTRLLRIDTTADERQEAEAVDRALAIAHAADTAAGPRRDLDAQRSSLVDAIAKGHADGQAVRTVMRRIDLEEALRETSEGPAH, from the coding sequence ATGGGCGCCCTCCTGGTGATGTCGAGCGTCACCCGGGGACGCGACTTCCAAGCCAACCTCGTGGTCGTGGCGGTGGCCGGCGGCGCCTCGTTCCTGCCCGGCATTCCCGAGGTCGACCTGGCGCCTGAACTGATCCTGGGCCTGGTCGTGCCGCCGCTGCTGTACTCGGCGTCCGTCAGGTTTTCCTTCTTCACCTTTGTCCGCAACCTGCGTCCGATCCTGGGACTGGGAGTCGGTCTCGTGGCCGTCACTACGCTCGTCGCGGGCGTCACCGCCTCGTGGCTGCTCCCCTCCCTGGGCCTTGCGTCCGCCTTGGTCCTCGCAGCCGTCGTTTCCCCGCCCGACACGGTCACGGCCGTCGCCCACGGGCGCGCGATGGGGCTGCCCCGACGGGTGATCGACATCCTCACCGGTGAGAGCCTGATCAATGACGCTGCTTCCCTGGCGGTCCTGGCGAGCGCCGTCGCTGCGGTGGGGCACGACGAGACTTTCATCAGTAATCCCGTCCTGCTCTTCGGCTACGCGGTCGTGGCGGGAGTCTCCACCGGCATCCTGCTCGGCCTGGCTATGAGCTGGATCAGAGCCCGACTGTTGGACTCGACCCTGTCTGCGGCCTTTGGGGTCACCCTGCCGTTCGCCGCTTACGCAGCGGCCGAGCAGTTCCACGCTTCCGGCGTTCTGGCCGTCGTCTTCGCCGGCTTCACAGTCAGCGCCCGCACCGACTACGCGCTCCGCAACTCCGGAACCAACATCGCCCATCATGTGCGCTTGCTGGAGCACGACGTCTGGCCGGTGTTGGACACGCTGCTGGAAGCCCTCGTCTTCGGATACATCGGGTTCCGGCTGCGTTTCACCTTGGAGGACCTGGATCATTCGGGTCAGTCCATGTCCAGCGTTGCCGTGCTCGGCCTGGCGCTGCTGTTCGTCGTCATCGCCGTACGTCTGGTCTGGGTGTCGCTGCTCTTCGCACGCTGGGCGCTGGAAGTACGCGTACAGCGAATCGGCCGGGACATCACCGGCCATCTCTTTCCGCGCATGCGCGGTCGGCGGCACCGGCAGAAACGGGAGCCCCTCCAAAGCACTGAGGCCCTCGGTGCCCGGGAGACCCTGCTCGTAGGCTGGACGGGCATGAGAGGGATCGTCACTCTCGCGGCAGCGTCCGGCATTCCGCTCACCACGCACGACGGAAGCCCGTTCCCCCACCGGGCCGTGATCCAGTTCGTCGCGTTCATCGTCGTCACGGGGACGCTTCTGCTCCAGGGCTCCACCTTGCGCGTGATGACGCGGCTCCTCCGCATCGACACCACGGCGGACGAGCGGCAGGAGGCCGAGGCCGTCGACCGGGCGCTGGCCATCGCGCACGCCGCGGACACGGCGGCCGGCCCACGCCGCGATCTCGACGCCCAGCGCTCGAGCCTCGTGGATGCGATAGCAAAAGGGCACGCGGACGGTCAGGCGGTGCGCACGGTCATGAGGCGGATCGATCTCGAAGAAGCCCTCAGGGAGACGTCGGAAGGCCCCGCCCATTGA
- a CDS encoding MDR family MFS transporter encodes MSLRTAPKDADGTRTRTGKAGRGVLLLMVPLMLVLFISNLDQTIVATALPSIGRDLHNLSGSSWIVTAYLLTSAITTLIFGKLGDMYGRKKIFQFSIAVFLIGSLLCGAAGNLTLLIFFRALQGIGGGGLNSLVMAITGDLVPARQRAKYQAVTGMVATLALIAGPLLGGLFSDALSWRWIFYINLPIGVAAFAAVAAKLHLPRPRSTGRVDIVGGLLAAVFTTAVLLFTNWGGSQYAWGSPTIIGLIALSVVSLAVYVLVERRAAEPITPLHLFRSSVFNLASAQFLIATLVLFVGMLYVPMFLQSVQHRSAFTAGLFVIPLLVGLVIAAMVSGPAISKTGRYKIYPVIGAVLTGVAMWFISGADQNTGALALIVPLFFAGAGIGLFVQVSLLAGQNAVDYKYLGVATGALNFFKSIGGAFGGALFGAILTAQLSHGTGLAHTVHAFHTVFLWTVPFMALAFVLSIAMHEKPLSEEMVQVAEGTIEAPEY; translated from the coding sequence ATGTCCCTCAGGACTGCTCCCAAGGACGCCGATGGCACCCGGACCAGGACCGGCAAGGCCGGCCGCGGTGTGCTGCTGCTGATGGTTCCGCTGATGCTGGTCCTCTTCATCTCGAACCTGGACCAGACGATCGTGGCGACCGCGCTGCCCAGCATCGGCCGGGACCTGCACAACCTGTCGGGCTCCTCGTGGATCGTCACCGCCTATCTGCTGACCAGCGCGATCACCACGCTGATCTTCGGCAAGCTCGGCGACATGTACGGCCGCAAGAAAATCTTCCAGTTCTCCATCGCGGTGTTCCTCATCGGCTCACTGCTGTGCGGCGCCGCCGGGAACCTGACCTTGCTGATCTTCTTCCGCGCGCTGCAGGGCATCGGTGGCGGCGGCCTCAACTCGCTGGTCATGGCGATCACCGGCGACCTGGTGCCGGCACGGCAGCGCGCCAAGTACCAGGCCGTGACGGGCATGGTCGCCACCCTGGCCCTGATCGCCGGCCCCCTGCTCGGCGGCCTCTTCTCCGACGCCCTGTCGTGGCGATGGATCTTCTACATCAACCTGCCGATCGGGGTGGCCGCGTTCGCCGCGGTCGCCGCCAAGCTCCACCTGCCCCGGCCCCGGTCCACCGGCCGCGTCGACATCGTGGGCGGCCTTCTCGCCGCTGTCTTCACCACCGCTGTGCTGCTCTTCACCAACTGGGGTGGCAGCCAGTACGCATGGGGCTCGCCGACGATCATCGGCCTGATCGCGCTGAGCGTGGTGTCCCTGGCCGTGTACGTGCTCGTCGAGCGCCGGGCCGCCGAGCCCATCACGCCGCTGCACCTCTTCCGCTCCAGCGTCTTCAACCTCGCCTCGGCGCAGTTCCTCATCGCCACGCTGGTGCTCTTCGTCGGCATGCTCTACGTGCCCATGTTCCTGCAGTCCGTCCAGCACCGGTCCGCCTTCACCGCCGGCCTGTTCGTGATCCCGCTGCTCGTGGGCCTCGTCATCGCAGCCATGGTCTCCGGCCCCGCCATCTCCAAGACCGGGCGCTACAAGATCTACCCCGTCATCGGAGCCGTACTGACCGGCGTCGCGATGTGGTTCATCAGCGGAGCCGACCAGAACACCGGCGCACTGGCTCTGATCGTCCCGCTGTTCTTCGCCGGCGCCGGCATCGGCCTCTTCGTCCAGGTGTCCCTGCTCGCCGGCCAGAACGCCGTCGACTACAAGTACCTCGGCGTCGCCACCGGCGCGCTGAACTTCTTCAAAAGCATCGGCGGAGCCTTCGGCGGAGCGCTCTTCGGCGCGATCCTCACCGCCCAGCTCAGCCACGGCACCGGCCTCGCCCATACGGTCCACGCCTTCCACACCGTCTTCCTGTGGACCGTCCCCTTCATGGCACTGGCCTTCGTCCTCTCCATCGCGATGCACGAGAAGCCGCTGTCCGAAGAGATGGTCCAAGTCGCCGAAGGCACGATCGAGGCCCCCGAGTACTAG